The following coding sequences are from one Deltaproteobacteria bacterium window:
- a CDS encoding DUF2933 domain-containing protein encodes MLIAFIAMHMFGHGGHGGGDRQRSGKE; translated from the coding sequence ATCCTCATCGCCTTTATCGCGATGCACATGTTCGGTCATGGCGGTCATGGTGGAGGTGATCGTCAACGAAGTGGAAAGGAGTAA